In Oryzias melastigma strain HK-1 linkage group LG16, ASM292280v2, whole genome shotgun sequence, a single genomic region encodes these proteins:
- the epn1 gene encoding epsin-1 isoform X1 translates to MSTSSLRRQVKNIVHNYSEAEIKVREATSNDPWGPSSSLMSEIADLTYNVVAFSEIMSMVWKRLNDHGKNWRHVYKAMTLMEYLIKTGSERVAQQCRENIYAVQTLKDFQYIDRDGKDQGLNVREKAKQLVTLLKDEEKLREERIHALKTKEKMAQTSSASSAPSAPSLGGSLSLGSHSGGADPEQAWPQSSGEEDLQLQLALAMSKEEAEQTSTDPLEDAELRYAMTLSKEMHQKEERLRRGDDLRLQMAIEESKKEKTKPEESALMELSAVDPWGAPATATVASAGPSPPPTVPGSAASNPWAPAPTDPWGVTSPTSPTSSDPWGGGPQPTVAPPPDPWGETANKVNNVDPWGGSAVTTPSADPWGSPIPPSTSSSGGPVDPWARDGPVSDLVSSDLWSGTDKHTNGTVGDPERRGSSTAGCENTGSPVPFDLSSLGSSLPARKTPESFLGPNAALVDLDSLVSSKPKPKQPPPPSISSSSAHNPFLQNTGSSPAPGMAVTPGSTISSRGVSPTPASSNPFGVAPTMASISPQPSSLGLSGLRTSPVPNPMLSMMQPGMGMMPMSVGMGAPGMSQGMMQASPMGIPFGGLSPMAPPGTTLLGAGGMPPPQLILGGPNGAGGIMGAGGSVGGGGTTGASTNPFLL, encoded by the exons ATGTCGACCTCATCGCTACGGCGACAAGTAAAGAACATTGTGCACAACTATTCAGAAGCTGAAATCAAG gtcaGAGAGGCGACTTCCAATGACCCATGGGGTCCAAGCAGCTCTCTTATGTCAGAGATTGCAGATCTCACCTACAACGTTGTTGCCTTCTCTGAAATCATGAGCATGGTGTGGAAGCGGCTGAACGACCACGGCAAGAACTGGAGACATGTATACAAG GCCATGACGCTGATGGAATATCTGATTAAGACGGGCTCTGAACGTGTAGCCCAGCAGTGTCGAGAAAACATATACGCAGTCCAAACTCTCAAGGATTTCCAGTACATTGATAGGGACGGCAAAGACCag GGTCTGAATGTGCGAGAGAAAGCTAAACAGCTAGTGACCCTGTTGAAAGATGAGGAGAAATTAAGAGAGGAGAGGATCCATGCTCTCAAAACCAAAGAGAAAATGGCACAGACCAGCAGTG CCTCCTCGGCTCCATCAGCACCCAGCCTGGGAGGTAGTCTATCATTAGGTTCTCACTCTGGAGGGGCCGACCCAGAACAAGCTTGGCCACAAAGTTCTGGAGAGGAAGACCTCCAGCTTCAGCTGGCTTTGGCTATGAGTAAAGAAGAGGCAGAGCAG ACTAGCACGGACCCTCTGGAGGATGCTGAGCTCCGCTATGCAATGACGCTCAGCAAAGAGATGCACCAAAAG GAGGAGCGGCTTCGCAGAGGTGATGACCTGAGACTGCAGATGGCCATTGaggaaagcaaaaaagaaaaaaccaaACCAGAGGAG AGTGCTCTGATGGAGCTGAGTGCTGTCGACCCCTGGGGGGCCCCTGCGACTGCCACAGTGGCCTCCGCTGGCCCATCGCCTCCAcccacagttcctggttccGCTGCCTCCAACCCATGGGCCCCGGCCCCCACGGATCCATGGGGAGTAACATCCCCCACATCCCCTACAAGCTCCGATCCCTGGGGTGGGGGCCCCCAGCCCACCGTAGCGCCTCCTCCAGACCCCTGGGGGGAGACGGCTAACAAAGTTAACAATGTTGATCCCTGGGGAGGCTCAG CCGTGACCACCCCCAGTGCTGACCCCTGGGGCTCCCCAATACCACCCAGCACGTCCTCCTCGGGGGGGCCGGTAGACCCCTGGGCAAGGGACGGGCCTGTCTCTGACCTTGTCAGCTCCGACCTCTGGAGTGGTACCGACAAACATACTAATGGCACAG TAGGAGATCCAGAGCGACGAGGATCTTCCACAGCAGGCTGTGAGAACACAGGTTCACCGGTTCCCTTTGACTTGTCTTCACTCGGCTCCTCCCTTCCCGCCCGCAAAACCCCCGAGTCCTTCCTCGGCCCCAACGCAGCACTTGTCGATCTGGATTCTCTGGTGTCGTCTAAACCCAAACCCAAGCAGCCACCTCCTCCTTCCATCTCTTCTTCTTCAGCACACAACCCCTTTCTTCAGAACACAG GCTCATCTCCTGCTCCCGGCATGGCTGTGACTCCAGGGAGCACCATTTCCAGCAGAGGAGTTTCTCCCACACCTGCCAGCTCCAACCCCTTTGGCGTGGCTCCCACCATGGCCTCCATCTCACCGCAGCCCTCCTCTCTGGGCCTGAGTGGCCTCCGCACCAGTCCTGTGCCCAACCCCATGCTGAGCATGATGCAGCCAGGGATGGGGATGATGCCGATGAGCGTGGGAATGGGCGCTCCGGGTATGAGCCAGGGGATGATGCAGGCCAGCCCCATGGGAATCCCGTTCGGCGGGCTCTCTCCCATGGCGCCCCCGGGCACCACTCTGTTGGGAGCCGGAGGAATGCCACCCCCTCAGCTCATTTTGGGTGGGCCCAACGGAGCAGGGGGAATAATGGGTGCCGGGGGCTCCGTCGGAGGTGGAGGGACAACAGGAGCAAGCACCAATCCATTTCTTCTTTGA
- the epn1 gene encoding epsin-1 isoform X3, translating into MSTSSLRRQVKNIVHNYSEAEIKVREATSNDPWGPSSSLMSEIADLTYNVVAFSEIMSMVWKRLNDHGKNWRHVYKAMTLMEYLIKTGSERVAQQCRENIYAVQTLKDFQYIDRDGKDQGLNVREKAKQLVTLLKDEEKLREERIHALKTKEKMAQTSSASSAPSAPSLGGSLSLGSHSGGADPEQAWPQSSGEEDLQLQLALAMSKEEAEQEERLRRGDDLRLQMAIEESKKEKTKPEESALMELSAVDPWGAPATATVASAGPSPPPTVPGSAASNPWAPAPTDPWGVTSPTSPTSSDPWGGGPQPTVAPPPDPWGETANKVNNVDPWGGSAVTTPSADPWGSPIPPSTSSSGGPVDPWARDGPVSDLVSSDLWSGTDKHTNGTVGDPERRGSSTAGCENTGSPVPFDLSSLGSSLPARKTPESFLGPNAALVDLDSLVSSKPKPKQPPPPSISSSSAHNPFLQNTGSSPAPGMAVTPGSTISSRGVSPTPASSNPFGVAPTMASISPQPSSLGLSGLRTSPVPNPMLSMMQPGMGMMPMSVGMGAPGMSQGMMQASPMGIPFGGLSPMAPPGTTLLGAGGMPPPQLILGGPNGAGGIMGAGGSVGGGGTTGASTNPFLL; encoded by the exons ATGTCGACCTCATCGCTACGGCGACAAGTAAAGAACATTGTGCACAACTATTCAGAAGCTGAAATCAAG gtcaGAGAGGCGACTTCCAATGACCCATGGGGTCCAAGCAGCTCTCTTATGTCAGAGATTGCAGATCTCACCTACAACGTTGTTGCCTTCTCTGAAATCATGAGCATGGTGTGGAAGCGGCTGAACGACCACGGCAAGAACTGGAGACATGTATACAAG GCCATGACGCTGATGGAATATCTGATTAAGACGGGCTCTGAACGTGTAGCCCAGCAGTGTCGAGAAAACATATACGCAGTCCAAACTCTCAAGGATTTCCAGTACATTGATAGGGACGGCAAAGACCag GGTCTGAATGTGCGAGAGAAAGCTAAACAGCTAGTGACCCTGTTGAAAGATGAGGAGAAATTAAGAGAGGAGAGGATCCATGCTCTCAAAACCAAAGAGAAAATGGCACAGACCAGCAGTG CCTCCTCGGCTCCATCAGCACCCAGCCTGGGAGGTAGTCTATCATTAGGTTCTCACTCTGGAGGGGCCGACCCAGAACAAGCTTGGCCACAAAGTTCTGGAGAGGAAGACCTCCAGCTTCAGCTGGCTTTGGCTATGAGTAAAGAAGAGGCAGAGCAG GAGGAGCGGCTTCGCAGAGGTGATGACCTGAGACTGCAGATGGCCATTGaggaaagcaaaaaagaaaaaaccaaACCAGAGGAG AGTGCTCTGATGGAGCTGAGTGCTGTCGACCCCTGGGGGGCCCCTGCGACTGCCACAGTGGCCTCCGCTGGCCCATCGCCTCCAcccacagttcctggttccGCTGCCTCCAACCCATGGGCCCCGGCCCCCACGGATCCATGGGGAGTAACATCCCCCACATCCCCTACAAGCTCCGATCCCTGGGGTGGGGGCCCCCAGCCCACCGTAGCGCCTCCTCCAGACCCCTGGGGGGAGACGGCTAACAAAGTTAACAATGTTGATCCCTGGGGAGGCTCAG CCGTGACCACCCCCAGTGCTGACCCCTGGGGCTCCCCAATACCACCCAGCACGTCCTCCTCGGGGGGGCCGGTAGACCCCTGGGCAAGGGACGGGCCTGTCTCTGACCTTGTCAGCTCCGACCTCTGGAGTGGTACCGACAAACATACTAATGGCACAG TAGGAGATCCAGAGCGACGAGGATCTTCCACAGCAGGCTGTGAGAACACAGGTTCACCGGTTCCCTTTGACTTGTCTTCACTCGGCTCCTCCCTTCCCGCCCGCAAAACCCCCGAGTCCTTCCTCGGCCCCAACGCAGCACTTGTCGATCTGGATTCTCTGGTGTCGTCTAAACCCAAACCCAAGCAGCCACCTCCTCCTTCCATCTCTTCTTCTTCAGCACACAACCCCTTTCTTCAGAACACAG GCTCATCTCCTGCTCCCGGCATGGCTGTGACTCCAGGGAGCACCATTTCCAGCAGAGGAGTTTCTCCCACACCTGCCAGCTCCAACCCCTTTGGCGTGGCTCCCACCATGGCCTCCATCTCACCGCAGCCCTCCTCTCTGGGCCTGAGTGGCCTCCGCACCAGTCCTGTGCCCAACCCCATGCTGAGCATGATGCAGCCAGGGATGGGGATGATGCCGATGAGCGTGGGAATGGGCGCTCCGGGTATGAGCCAGGGGATGATGCAGGCCAGCCCCATGGGAATCCCGTTCGGCGGGCTCTCTCCCATGGCGCCCCCGGGCACCACTCTGTTGGGAGCCGGAGGAATGCCACCCCCTCAGCTCATTTTGGGTGGGCCCAACGGAGCAGGGGGAATAATGGGTGCCGGGGGCTCCGTCGGAGGTGGAGGGACAACAGGAGCAAGCACCAATCCATTTCTTCTTTGA
- the epn1 gene encoding epsin-1 isoform X2 gives MSTSSLRRQVKNIVHNYSEAEIKVREATSNDPWGPSSSLMSEIADLTYNVVAFSEIMSMVWKRLNDHGKNWRHVYKAMTLMEYLIKTGSERVAQQCRENIYAVQTLKDFQYIDRDGKDQGLNVREKAKQLVTLLKDEEKLREERIHALKTKEKMAQTSSASSAPSAPSLGGSLSLGSHSGGADPEQAWPQSSGEEDLQLQLALAMSKEEAEQTSTDPLEDAELRYAMTLSKEMHQKEERLRRGDDLRLQMAIEESKKEKTKPEESALMELSAVDPWGAPATATVASAGPSPPPTVPGSAASNPWAPAPTDPWGVTSPTSPTSSDPWGGGPQPTVAPPPDPWGETANKVNNVDPWGGSAVTTPSADPWGSPIPPSTSSSGGPVDPWARDGPVSDLVSSDLWSGTDKHTNGTGDPERRGSSTAGCENTGSPVPFDLSSLGSSLPARKTPESFLGPNAALVDLDSLVSSKPKPKQPPPPSISSSSAHNPFLQNTGSSPAPGMAVTPGSTISSRGVSPTPASSNPFGVAPTMASISPQPSSLGLSGLRTSPVPNPMLSMMQPGMGMMPMSVGMGAPGMSQGMMQASPMGIPFGGLSPMAPPGTTLLGAGGMPPPQLILGGPNGAGGIMGAGGSVGGGGTTGASTNPFLL, from the exons ATGTCGACCTCATCGCTACGGCGACAAGTAAAGAACATTGTGCACAACTATTCAGAAGCTGAAATCAAG gtcaGAGAGGCGACTTCCAATGACCCATGGGGTCCAAGCAGCTCTCTTATGTCAGAGATTGCAGATCTCACCTACAACGTTGTTGCCTTCTCTGAAATCATGAGCATGGTGTGGAAGCGGCTGAACGACCACGGCAAGAACTGGAGACATGTATACAAG GCCATGACGCTGATGGAATATCTGATTAAGACGGGCTCTGAACGTGTAGCCCAGCAGTGTCGAGAAAACATATACGCAGTCCAAACTCTCAAGGATTTCCAGTACATTGATAGGGACGGCAAAGACCag GGTCTGAATGTGCGAGAGAAAGCTAAACAGCTAGTGACCCTGTTGAAAGATGAGGAGAAATTAAGAGAGGAGAGGATCCATGCTCTCAAAACCAAAGAGAAAATGGCACAGACCAGCAGTG CCTCCTCGGCTCCATCAGCACCCAGCCTGGGAGGTAGTCTATCATTAGGTTCTCACTCTGGAGGGGCCGACCCAGAACAAGCTTGGCCACAAAGTTCTGGAGAGGAAGACCTCCAGCTTCAGCTGGCTTTGGCTATGAGTAAAGAAGAGGCAGAGCAG ACTAGCACGGACCCTCTGGAGGATGCTGAGCTCCGCTATGCAATGACGCTCAGCAAAGAGATGCACCAAAAG GAGGAGCGGCTTCGCAGAGGTGATGACCTGAGACTGCAGATGGCCATTGaggaaagcaaaaaagaaaaaaccaaACCAGAGGAG AGTGCTCTGATGGAGCTGAGTGCTGTCGACCCCTGGGGGGCCCCTGCGACTGCCACAGTGGCCTCCGCTGGCCCATCGCCTCCAcccacagttcctggttccGCTGCCTCCAACCCATGGGCCCCGGCCCCCACGGATCCATGGGGAGTAACATCCCCCACATCCCCTACAAGCTCCGATCCCTGGGGTGGGGGCCCCCAGCCCACCGTAGCGCCTCCTCCAGACCCCTGGGGGGAGACGGCTAACAAAGTTAACAATGTTGATCCCTGGGGAGGCTCAG CCGTGACCACCCCCAGTGCTGACCCCTGGGGCTCCCCAATACCACCCAGCACGTCCTCCTCGGGGGGGCCGGTAGACCCCTGGGCAAGGGACGGGCCTGTCTCTGACCTTGTCAGCTCCGACCTCTGGAGTGGTACCGACAAACATACTAATGGCACAG GAGATCCAGAGCGACGAGGATCTTCCACAGCAGGCTGTGAGAACACAGGTTCACCGGTTCCCTTTGACTTGTCTTCACTCGGCTCCTCCCTTCCCGCCCGCAAAACCCCCGAGTCCTTCCTCGGCCCCAACGCAGCACTTGTCGATCTGGATTCTCTGGTGTCGTCTAAACCCAAACCCAAGCAGCCACCTCCTCCTTCCATCTCTTCTTCTTCAGCACACAACCCCTTTCTTCAGAACACAG GCTCATCTCCTGCTCCCGGCATGGCTGTGACTCCAGGGAGCACCATTTCCAGCAGAGGAGTTTCTCCCACACCTGCCAGCTCCAACCCCTTTGGCGTGGCTCCCACCATGGCCTCCATCTCACCGCAGCCCTCCTCTCTGGGCCTGAGTGGCCTCCGCACCAGTCCTGTGCCCAACCCCATGCTGAGCATGATGCAGCCAGGGATGGGGATGATGCCGATGAGCGTGGGAATGGGCGCTCCGGGTATGAGCCAGGGGATGATGCAGGCCAGCCCCATGGGAATCCCGTTCGGCGGGCTCTCTCCCATGGCGCCCCCGGGCACCACTCTGTTGGGAGCCGGAGGAATGCCACCCCCTCAGCTCATTTTGGGTGGGCCCAACGGAGCAGGGGGAATAATGGGTGCCGGGGGCTCCGTCGGAGGTGGAGGGACAACAGGAGCAAGCACCAATCCATTTCTTCTTTGA
- the epn1 gene encoding epsin-1 isoform X4 encodes MSTSSLRRQVKNIVHNYSEAEIKVREATSNDPWGPSSSLMSEIADLTYNVVAFSEIMSMVWKRLNDHGKNWRHVYKAMTLMEYLIKTGSERVAQQCRENIYAVQTLKDFQYIDRDGKDQGLNVREKAKQLVTLLKDEEKLREERIHALKTKEKMAQTSSASSAPSAPSLGGSLSLGSHSGGADPEQAWPQSSGEEDLQLQLALAMSKEEAEQEERLRRGDDLRLQMAIEESKKEKTKPEESALMELSAVDPWGAPATATVASAGPSPPPTVPGSAASNPWAPAPTDPWGVTSPTSPTSSDPWGGGPQPTVAPPPDPWGETANKVNNVDPWGGSAVTTPSADPWGSPIPPSTSSSGGPVDPWARDGPVSDLVSSDLWSGTDKHTNGTGDPERRGSSTAGCENTGSPVPFDLSSLGSSLPARKTPESFLGPNAALVDLDSLVSSKPKPKQPPPPSISSSSAHNPFLQNTGSSPAPGMAVTPGSTISSRGVSPTPASSNPFGVAPTMASISPQPSSLGLSGLRTSPVPNPMLSMMQPGMGMMPMSVGMGAPGMSQGMMQASPMGIPFGGLSPMAPPGTTLLGAGGMPPPQLILGGPNGAGGIMGAGGSVGGGGTTGASTNPFLL; translated from the exons ATGTCGACCTCATCGCTACGGCGACAAGTAAAGAACATTGTGCACAACTATTCAGAAGCTGAAATCAAG gtcaGAGAGGCGACTTCCAATGACCCATGGGGTCCAAGCAGCTCTCTTATGTCAGAGATTGCAGATCTCACCTACAACGTTGTTGCCTTCTCTGAAATCATGAGCATGGTGTGGAAGCGGCTGAACGACCACGGCAAGAACTGGAGACATGTATACAAG GCCATGACGCTGATGGAATATCTGATTAAGACGGGCTCTGAACGTGTAGCCCAGCAGTGTCGAGAAAACATATACGCAGTCCAAACTCTCAAGGATTTCCAGTACATTGATAGGGACGGCAAAGACCag GGTCTGAATGTGCGAGAGAAAGCTAAACAGCTAGTGACCCTGTTGAAAGATGAGGAGAAATTAAGAGAGGAGAGGATCCATGCTCTCAAAACCAAAGAGAAAATGGCACAGACCAGCAGTG CCTCCTCGGCTCCATCAGCACCCAGCCTGGGAGGTAGTCTATCATTAGGTTCTCACTCTGGAGGGGCCGACCCAGAACAAGCTTGGCCACAAAGTTCTGGAGAGGAAGACCTCCAGCTTCAGCTGGCTTTGGCTATGAGTAAAGAAGAGGCAGAGCAG GAGGAGCGGCTTCGCAGAGGTGATGACCTGAGACTGCAGATGGCCATTGaggaaagcaaaaaagaaaaaaccaaACCAGAGGAG AGTGCTCTGATGGAGCTGAGTGCTGTCGACCCCTGGGGGGCCCCTGCGACTGCCACAGTGGCCTCCGCTGGCCCATCGCCTCCAcccacagttcctggttccGCTGCCTCCAACCCATGGGCCCCGGCCCCCACGGATCCATGGGGAGTAACATCCCCCACATCCCCTACAAGCTCCGATCCCTGGGGTGGGGGCCCCCAGCCCACCGTAGCGCCTCCTCCAGACCCCTGGGGGGAGACGGCTAACAAAGTTAACAATGTTGATCCCTGGGGAGGCTCAG CCGTGACCACCCCCAGTGCTGACCCCTGGGGCTCCCCAATACCACCCAGCACGTCCTCCTCGGGGGGGCCGGTAGACCCCTGGGCAAGGGACGGGCCTGTCTCTGACCTTGTCAGCTCCGACCTCTGGAGTGGTACCGACAAACATACTAATGGCACAG GAGATCCAGAGCGACGAGGATCTTCCACAGCAGGCTGTGAGAACACAGGTTCACCGGTTCCCTTTGACTTGTCTTCACTCGGCTCCTCCCTTCCCGCCCGCAAAACCCCCGAGTCCTTCCTCGGCCCCAACGCAGCACTTGTCGATCTGGATTCTCTGGTGTCGTCTAAACCCAAACCCAAGCAGCCACCTCCTCCTTCCATCTCTTCTTCTTCAGCACACAACCCCTTTCTTCAGAACACAG GCTCATCTCCTGCTCCCGGCATGGCTGTGACTCCAGGGAGCACCATTTCCAGCAGAGGAGTTTCTCCCACACCTGCCAGCTCCAACCCCTTTGGCGTGGCTCCCACCATGGCCTCCATCTCACCGCAGCCCTCCTCTCTGGGCCTGAGTGGCCTCCGCACCAGTCCTGTGCCCAACCCCATGCTGAGCATGATGCAGCCAGGGATGGGGATGATGCCGATGAGCGTGGGAATGGGCGCTCCGGGTATGAGCCAGGGGATGATGCAGGCCAGCCCCATGGGAATCCCGTTCGGCGGGCTCTCTCCCATGGCGCCCCCGGGCACCACTCTGTTGGGAGCCGGAGGAATGCCACCCCCTCAGCTCATTTTGGGTGGGCCCAACGGAGCAGGGGGAATAATGGGTGCCGGGGGCTCCGTCGGAGGTGGAGGGACAACAGGAGCAAGCACCAATCCATTTCTTCTTTGA